In the bacterium genome, GCAAATTATCTGACTTTTGATAAGTTAGCTCATGAAAAGTGTATTGATATTTGAAATTTGCTTTGATCTGACATTCTTCTTCAAGTTCACGGTTTGCAGCTTCTATCAGCGTTTCTCCAAATTTGATCTTTCCAGTGATAAATCCAAGAAATCCAATGTAAGGTTCTTTCATTCTTCTTTGAATTGCAAATTTATCATCTCTTTTGACAATCAAAAGAACTGAATTTTTCGGCAACTTTTCAACTTTCTTAACTTCCATATCAATTGTTGTTGCAAATTTCTTGCCTTCTGTACTTAAACTATATTCTCCAGAATCTGATTTTATAATCAAATTTAAATCTTGCAAAGCTTTCAAGTGATATGAAAACTTATCTGAAGTTA is a window encoding:
- a CDS encoding NUDIX domain-containing protein, whose translation is MSDLNEIQMQIIKELTFKPSYKFSDIKPYKITSDKFSYHLKALQDLNLIIKSDSGEYSLSTEGKKFATTIDMEVKKVEKLPKNSVLLIVKRDDKFAIQRRMKEPYIGFLGFITGKIKFGETLIEAANRELEEECQIKANFKYQYTFHELTYQKSDNLLLEDKYFYCMVGAFVSGDLSNTEGAENVWMSIEDFRKAEPKYHNEIEILELYLDNFEKLFEKKYFIEKF